Below is a genomic region from Deltaproteobacteria bacterium.
GGGAACAGGACAACGGAGACCTGTGTTTACGGACAGCTCTCTTGTACCATCTGTTCGGCCAATTGTCAGAATGCTGCTGGCGCGATCTCACTCTGCGGTGATGGGGTTCTGAATGCAGCAGCCGGTGAAACCTGTGACGATGGCAACACCATCAATGGGGATCGTTGCAGCTCCTCATGCCTTGTTGAACCGCCTACCTGCGGAGACACGACCTGCGATCCGGCGGAAGCCTGCGCCAACTGTTCCGCAGATTGTGGCGCTTGCCCGACAATTTGCGGGAACAATGTTTTGGAAGCGGGAGAAGAATGCGATGATGGGAACATAAGAAGTGGTGATGGATGTACGGAACGGTGTGCCAATGAGCGCCCGGCCATCTGTGGGAATAATCTGAAAGAAGAGGGTGAGGCGTGTGATGACGGTAACCTGAATTCAGGAGACGGTTGTAGTGCTTCCTGTCAGATAGAAATGCCACCTCCCCTTCCGATAACTCCACCCTCGCCAATATCCCCCGATCCCAATGTTGGGGCAACGACCGGGGATGCCAGCACGGGTAACGTGACACCCGACCAAAGTCGTCGCGGGATTCTCAAGGCAAAGGGCGGCTGTGCGCTAGAAAAATAGCTGCAACTGCGCCCTTATCCGCTGATCGTTTTGATTCTGGTTAAATCCCGGGGCACCACCGGTCGTGATAATGTTGTTTGGTCCACCGGTCCCTGCGGTACCGCCGGCGCCGAGTGTCAGGGGGCTATTCCAGAGGATGCTGTAGTCGGTCCCAAGTTTCAGGTTGTGACCACGGAAGTAATAATTAAGTCCAGCGGTTGATTCGTAACCGTTTGTGACGCCGGCAGCGGCAGGGATCACACCGGCGAACCGACCGGCCACCTCAAATTTCTTTGGTATCAAGAAATAACCGGCCTGTCCCATGAAGCCATACGTATTCGCATCGGTTGTCGTGTTTCTCATGTAGTGCCATTCCCCGATAAACGAGGCACCCAGGTAGCGGTAGGCGATGTCTGCGGTATTGGTGATCAGTGACTGGTCTGCAGCCGGGGCGTTGCCGACTTTGTTATAGCTCGACGCAAGTCCCAAGGCCAATTGGACCTCCTCGGAATGATCGACATCGCTCATTGTATAACCATGGTCTCCTGAGATATTGAACAATATCCGTCCGCCGAGTAGGAGCTCGTTGTTGTTGTTTGTGACGTTTCGATTGTTCCCCTCGTTCATCGCGAAGAGCGCATACTCCAGTTTTTTATCCGGAAGATTTCCGAACAGGGTTAGCCCGATATCCCGTTCATAACTGAAGACTTCGTTGGCGAGGGAAAGATCGACGAGCTGATGTCTCCATGAGGCGGTCAGTTCCTCACGATTGTAAGGGGTCTTGAACTGGCCGGCCCGGATCGCAAACCACTCTTGAAGGTGGAATTCGATGAAGGCATCGCGCAGATTGGGCCCGCCCTGAATGCTCGCCTCTGAGGCGATTGTGGGCCGACCGGCGACCGGTTCGAATTCGATCTTGTATTTGAAATCCTCTGAAAAGAGATGCCCCGAAAAACCGATCCGCGTCCGGCGTGATTGAAAACCGTTTGTCTTCCCCTGTCCCTCGATCGCAACGAACTGGTACTGCGGCTGGATCTGCAGGTTTGCCTTCAGTTCGAACTGGTCATCGTCGGTTCGGAAGAAGAGGCCGTTTTTGTAGCCGGATTCGAGGGTTTCTGCGGAATGAATCAAACAGAAAAAAGCGACGAGGGAGAAGGAAAGGATTTTAAAAGTTTTCATGTGACTCCTTTCTCAGGACGGTTAAGGGGTGTCAAGGTTTTCTGCCATGACGGATATCTCTGCCTTGCACCATGAAGATCACCTCTTCCGCGATGTTGGTGGCATGATCGGCGATCCGCTCGAGCTGCTTTGAGATCCAGATCAGATGCATCCCGCGCAGGACTGCGGCGGAATCTTTTTGCATCATTGTGATCAACTCTTGAAAGACCTTGCGGTTCAGGTCATCCACTTCGTCGTCAAGCTCACAGATGCGCTCCGCTCGTTTTGCGTCCCGATTCACAAAGGATTCGAGAACGCTTCTGACCATCTGCTGGACCTTTTGTCCCATGAGTGGGAGGTCAATGTACGGCTTGAGTTGCGGCTCCCGGTTCAGCTCCATCGATTGCTCCGCGATATTCACGGCCAGATCGCCGATCCTCTCCAGATCCTTGCTGATCTTGAGCCCGATTGTGATGAAACGGAGATCCGAGGCAGTTGGTTGACGTAACGCAAGCAACTGGAGACAGCGGTCATCAATCTCCATCTCCAGTTGATTGACCGTCCCCTCCTGAATCGTTACCTCGCCTGCCAGACGACTGTCCCTTTCGATCAGAGATTTCATCGATCGCGCGATCATCTCCTCGATAATCGCACCCATCTTGAGGATCGCGTCTTTCAGATTTTTCAATTCTTGCTCATAATGTTTGTCGGTATGTTCAGTCATAGATCCCCTCCTTACCCAAACCTCCCCGTGATGTAATCTTCAGTTCGCTTTTCTTTCGGATTTGTAAATATTTTTCTCGTTTCATCAAACTCTATAAGCTCCCCCAGATAAAGAAAGGCGGTTTTGTCGGAGACACGAGCTGCCTGTTGCATATTATGGGTTACGATAATGATCGTCACCTGTTGCTTCAGTTCTCCAATCAATTCCTCAATTCGTGTTGTTGCGATCGGATCGAGGGCGGAAGTCGGTTCATCGAAAAGGAGGATCTCCGGGTCAGTTGCCAAGGCGCGGGCGATACAGAGCCGTTGTTGCTGACCACCGGAGAGATTGAAGGCGAGGTCATGCAGACGGTCCTTCACCTCATTCCAGAGGGCGGAAGAACGAAGCGCTTTTTCCGCCTGCTCCTCAAGAAACTGTTTCTTCCAGACCCCGCGTACTTTGAGGCCATAGACGACATTTTCAAAAATTGATTTCGGAAATGGGTTTGGTTTCTGAAAGACCATCCCGATCCGCATCCGGATCTCGATCGGCTCTACCTCCGGATCCAGGATATTTTTTCTGTCGGGGAAAAGGAGGATCTCTCCCTCGTAGCGGTTTCCGGGATAGAGATCATGCATCCGGTTGAAACAGCGGAGAAGGGTGCTCTTGCCACAACCCGACGGCCCAATGACCGCTGTCACCTTTTTCTCCTCGAACTCAAGGGTCAGATCCTTCAAGGCGAGGACGGTATTGTAATAAAAATTAAGATTCTTTACGGCCGCTTTAATTACCATCGGATCCTCCTGCGGAAGCGATAGCGGAGAAAGATGGCGAGACCATTCATTGCCAGCGTCATGAAAATCAGAACAAGCCCCGCCGCCGCGGCATTACGATGGAAATCAGCTTGAGGACGGGAGAGCCAGTTAAACATCTGAATCGGGAGCACCGTAAAAGGGGAGCGGAGCCAGGTCAACGAAACAAACGGAAATTCACCCGAAATCGGGGCCTCCGGTAAAAAGGCGATGAAGGTCAGCGCCCCAATCGTAAGTAACGGGGCGGTTTCTCCAATCGCACGAGAGAGGGCGATGATGATCCCGGTCAAGATCCCTCCCGAACCGTAAGGGATCAGGTGGTCTTTAATCATTTGCCACTTGGTCGCACCGAGTGCCTGGGCCGCCTCTCGAATCCCACAGGGGATCGCCCGGATCGCTTCGCGTGTGGCAACAATCACAATCGGCAAAATCAGAAGGGCAAGGGTCAGTCCTGCCGTCAGGATGCTTTGTCCCAACCGGAGGCGGTAGACAAAAAGTCCCAGCGCCATCAGTCCATAGACGATCGATGGCACCCCAGCGAGATTCGCAATATTAATTTCAATCAACGTGCTCAGCCAATTTTTTTTCGCATATTCTTCGAGGTAGATTCCGGCGGCGACACCGAGCGGGACGACACTGCAGGCGGTGACTAGCATCACAAGGGTTGTCCCGACCCAGGCCGAGAGGATGCCCGCCTGGTCTGAGAAGCGGGAGGGGAAAGAGATGAAAAATTTCCAGGAGAGTTGTGGCAGGCCATCCGAGGCGAGGTCTATCAATAAGGCGAGTAGCGTTAACAATCCACTGAAGGTTGCCAGAATCCCAAGGAGGCCAAATAAAAGGTCCCATCGCTTCTGTCGCCGAATCAGCTTTTTGATTTCAGCCATTAATAAACCTCACGGAATCTCTTTCTTAAAATAGAACCGGCGATGTTAAAGCCCAACGTCATTAAAAACAGAACCAATCCAGCGGCAAAAATCGTCTGATACCCGATGCTCCCGTGCGGGAGATCACCCAGGCTGACCTGAACAATATAAGCCGTGAGCGTTGCCGCCGGCTGGCGCGGGTCGAGAGTCAAGTTTGGTTGCATCCCTGCTGCGACCGCGACGACCATCGTCTCCCCGACCGCCCGTGAGAAGGCGAGGATATAAGCCGAGGTCATTCCGGAAAAGGCGGAGGGGACGACCGCCCCGAGGGCGGTCTGGAGTCGTGTTGCCCCCATCGCATACGACGCCTCACGGATCGCATGGGGAACCGCCCGCATCGCATCCTCACTTAATGAACTGACGTACGGGATGACCATAACACCGATCACGAGACCGGCAGAGAGCATGTTGAATCCGGGCAATTCCGGCATCAGTCGTTGGAGAAGTGGAGTGACGAAAAGAAGGGCGAAGTAGCCGTAGATGATTGTCGGAATGGCCCCCAGAAGTTCAAGAATCGGTTTGACGATCTCGCGTACCCGGTACGGAGCATATTCGGAGAGATAGATCGCAATCACGGTCCCGACCGGAAGCGCCAGTAAGAGTGCAACGATCGATGTGACCAAGGTTCCGGTGACGAGAGGCATAATTCCAAAGTGTGCCGACTCGAAGAGAGGGGTCCATTCGGTATCGGTCAGAAAGTCAACAAGGGGAACTGCCTTGAAGAAGATGCTCGATTCGTAGAGGAGAATTCCAATAATCCCTGCGGTAATCGCAATAGAGGAAAAGGCAGCGAGGAAGAGAGACACCCTCACTGCCTTTTCTCGCCAAAGTCTAAAAGTGAAATTCCGGTTCACAATTTTGGGGCCCTCTTGAAGATCTCTTCGATCTTCAACCCCACCTCCGCAGTGCCAGCGAAGGCGGTTCCGACAACTCCCTGATCGATCCGCTTCTTCCCCTCGGTATAGGCGAGCGGGGGGAGTGGGATATATTTGACCTGAGGAATTAGCATCGGCCCATTCTTCAGATAAAACTCGGTGAATTCCCGAACCCCATGTTTTCGAAGCGACTTCTGGTTCACGTAGATGAAGATCGGTCGGGAGAGTGGCTGATAGCTCCCGTTCTCGACGGTTTGTCGTGATGGAGAAACGGGCCCTTTTCCTCCGTCAATCGGAACCACCTTGAGCCTCGTCTTGTTCTCTTCGTAGTAGGCATAACCGAAGTAACCGATCGCGTTGATATCGTTGGTGACGCCTTGGACCAGGACATTGTCATCTTCACTCGCGGTATAATCACCGCGGCTCGACTTTGATTTTCCCACGATCGCCTCGGTGAAATAATCAAAAGTTCCGGAGTCAGCCCCCGGGCCATAGAGTTTGATTGGTTGATCGGGCCACTTGGGGTTCACTTGATTCCACTTCGTGATCTTTCCCTGTGATTCCGGTGCCCAGATTTTTTTGAGATCTGCGACGGTTAAGGAACTGACCCATTGATTCTTTGGATTCACAACGACAGTCAAGGCATCGTAAGCGACCGGGAGTTCGATATATTTGATCCCTTGAAGAAAGCAGTCGTCCATTTCCTTCTTGAGAATTGGACGGGAGGCATTCGAGATGTCGGTTTCGCCTCGGCAGAACTTCTTGAATCCGCCACCGGTACCCGAAATACCGACCGTGACGTGCATCGCTCCTTTTTTCTCTTTTTGAAACTCTTCAGCAACCGCCTCGGTGACCGGATAGACGGTGCTCGAACCGTCGATCTTGATGATCTCTGCAGCCCGAATCTCCTTGAGAGACAGGGTTGTGATGGCAACCAGCAGCATGAGAGATAACGTGATGCTCTTTTTCATTGGATTCTCCTTATTTTCTTTATGTGACGTTGATGTGACATCGATGTGAATTATTTGTTTCCCGTTTAAAAAATCACCTGCATCTGAGTTCTAAAACGATTGTCATTTAGATCCTGTCCCCGACTGTTCGGGAGGAATGCGTAGTCGGTCTGTAGTTTGAGGCCATGCCCTGCAATGAAGTAGTTGAAACCAACAGAGTGCTCGAACTGATTCACAACCGCATTGGAAAAAATAACGCTGGATGTCTTGGCAGCAATCTCCACCTTTTTGGGGATTAGAAATTTGCCGAGCTGCGCGTGATAGCCCCAGTTGGTCAGTTTGGCCCCTTCCATTGTTCGCGTGATCATTCCGGCCCCCTGGAAAGACCAGCCGTGGTATTTGTACCCGACGTCCAGCGTCCCGTGGCTCGCCTTGGTCCCCGCGGCGACCGTCCCGTTTTGGGTAGCGGAGACCGCTTCATTATAGGCATACGCAAGTCCAATACCAAGATTCTGACTTTCGGAATTGTCCGTATCCGATTCGGACCAGAGATAGGTGCCAAGAATCGGCAATTCGAACCGGCTTCCCAGGAGAAATCCCCGGTTCCGATTCAAGGTATTCAGGGTGTCACCGTTCATGGCGAACAGGTGATAACCAAGATCGCGATTCGTCACGATCCCGTGAATGGTCACTCCGAGATCGCGGCCAAAGTTGAACGGACCGGTCCCGAGGGAACGGTCCACGAATTGCTGTTTGCCGGACGAGGTCAATTCCTGAATCAGGTATCGTGCCTTGTACTGCCCTGCCAGGACGCCGAATTCACGTACCGGAACCCAGTCAAAATAAAAATCCTCAAGGAGGGGAGCTCCGCTGGTGCTCTCCGCGGTGATCGTATTGGCCGTTGCGGTGCAAGCGGCGTTGGTACAGGCGGCCGCCGTTGTTGCGCGGGCACGGGTTGCGGCATTGAGTTGCAGCCCAAACTTGAGTGTCCTTTTGAGGGTATATCCTTCAATCTTGATCTTTCCACGCTGGACGGCGAAGCCGTCGGTGTCGGTTGCTCCTTCGAGCCCCGTGTAGGTAAAGCGTCCCTGCAAGCGTGACTGGAGATGGACGAGATTATCACCGTCCCCTATCTTCAGGCCGTCACCTGCCTTGTATTGGAGGCGAATCTCTCCTTCTGCAGCCGATGCTATTGTTCCCAGTCCGATCATCAGGGCGACCAGTATGATTCGGACCCTAGTTTTTTGTGTCATTGTTTCCTCCTGTTTGGGAAGAAGATCTCAGGAAGTGGTGACGTTTTGATGAGGTACTTGTGAATTTTAGGTGACGATCGGGATCGTGAACCAGAATTCGGAGCCTTTGCCGGGTTCGCTTCGGACACCGACCTCCCCCCCCTGGGCCTGAACGAGATGTTTGACGATCGATAGTCCAAGGCCGGTGCCTCTCGTCGGGCTTGAGTGGGACTTGTCGGCCCGGTAAAAGCGCTCAAATATCCGGTCTTGGTCCGCATCGGAAATCCCGATGCCGGTGTCGCGCACGGTGATGCGGCAGCGATCGCCAATCGGCTCGACCTCCAGCGTCACAACACCACTCGAGGTGTATTTCACGGCATTGTCGACCAGATTACTGAGGATCTGTCGGATCACCCTTGGGTCAGAGTGGACATGAAGTTCGGCAGGGATGCGGTTTAATCCCTGAATCCCTTTTGATTCCATTCCCCGCTGGAACTGTTCCATCACCTCTGTCGCGATTTCTCGAAGTGGGAGGTTTTGGGTTTGGATCTCCATCCTTCCCGATTCGATCTCGGAGAGTTTCAGGAGATCCTCGACGAGATTCTGGAGAAGGGCCGCATTTGATTCGATCTTGTTCACGAAACGTTCAGCCGCCGCCGAGTCTCTCAGGGCGCCATTCTTCAGGGTCTCCGCGTAGCCACGAATAGAGGTGAGCGGCGTCTTTAACTCATGGGAGACGTTTGCGACAAACTCGCGTCGCATCTGTTCGAGTTGGCGACTGCCTCTATCTTTGCGGGAAAAACGTCCCAGTAAAAAACCGAACAGAATTCCCAGAACCAGAGCGGCGATAAAGATCACTCGGCCTTCTCCTTGAATCGGTACCCGATCCCACGGATCGTCTCGATGTAGTCGCCCGCCTTCCCCAATTTTTCGCGAAGCCGCTTCACATGTGTGTCAACCGTTCGGGTTGTCAGAGCCGCCTCGTAACCCCAGACCTGATCGAGCAGCATATCGCGTGTGGCGACACGCCCTTTGCTGGAAAGAAGATACTGGAGGAGTTTAAATTCGATCGCCGTCAACCGAACCTCTTTCTCTCCCACCTTGGTCTGAAACTTCGATGGATCGAGCCGCAACAGGCCAAAGGTGAGCAACGCCGTTTTAGAGATCTCCTCCTTCTCCTTGATACGTCGGAGAATCGCCTTGACCCGCAGCACCAGCTCGCGCGGCGAAAATGGCTTTGCCAGATAATCGTCCGCCCCCACCTCAAAGCCGACAATTCGGTCGACCTCTTCCGCCTTGGCGGTCAGGATCAGCACCGGAATCTTTGCGGTCTTGGGATCCCCCTTGAGCGTTTTACAAACCTCAAGCCCCCCGACGTCGGGGAGCATCAGATCCAGGATGATCAGATCCGGCAGGGTGTGGCGCGCCTTAGAAAGACCTTGATTCCCACTAAGACAAAATTCGACGAAAAATTTTTCCTGGCGCAAGTTGTATTCGATCAACTCCGCGATATCTTTTTCATCCTCGATGACCAGAATTTTCATAAAGTGATTATAGGCAGGACGATTGTTACAATGTTGTGACAGGAATGTAAAATGATTGAATCCAGTGAAATGATTCATTGACCCTTCGTTGGAGTTTGCCTATAGGAACCGGACAAATGGGTCTCTTTCCAAAAAACATCCAGTTCTTCGATCTCTTCGAGCGGGCGGCGAACAACATGCTCCACGGGGCGAAGCTGCTCGAGGATTTTGTCCAGGACTTCAAAGATGTCGAGAGGAAGTTGAGGGCGATCGAGGATGCCGAGCATGCGGGGGATCAGATCACGCATGACACGATTGAGATGCTGAACAAGACCTTCATCACGCCGATCGATCGTGAGGATATCCATGAACTTGCCTCGGAGCTCGACGATATCCTCGATCTGATCTTTGGGGCGGCGAATCGGATGGTTCTCTACAAGATCGGGCAGCCGACCGATGGAATGAAAAAGGTCTCCGCCCTTTTAGCGCGATCGGTTGAAGAGGTGAGCAAGGGAGTCCTGCGACTCCGGAATTATTCCAAAAATCCCCAGATGATCCTCGCCCAGTGTATCGAGGTGAATCGGATCGAGAATGAGGCGGATGAGGCGACACGTGTCGCGATCGCCTCACTGTTTGAGAAGGAGAGAGACCCGATTCGCCTGATCAAAGAGAAGGAAATTCTTGAGACCCTCGAGCTCGCGACAGATCGTTGTGAGGATGTCGCCAATGTCCTTGAGGGTATCATCCTAAAAAATGCCTGAGCTTTCTTTGTCACTGATCGTCGTCCTCCTGCTCGTGCTGGGTGCCGAATTTGTAAACGGCTGGACCGATGCCCCGAATGCGATCGCGACGGTCGTGTCGACAAAGGTCCTGTCTCCCCGACAGGCGGTGATACTCGCGGTCTTGCTGAATATCCTGGGGGCGATGTCCGGACAGGCGGTTGCGGCGACGATCGGTAAGGGTTTTGTCGAGGCGGATATCATCAATCTGACAACGGTCGCGGCGGCGATGATCGCGTTGATCGGCTGGAGCTCGATCGCCGCCTATTTTGGTCTTCCGACGAGCGAGAGTCATGCACTGGTTGCCGGATTAACGGGAGCGGGATTTGCGTCGGGAGGGCTTGAGGCCCTGCTTTCAACCGGATGGAAGAAGGTTTTCATGGGGCTCGGTTTTTCAACCTTTCTGGGATTTATCTTTGGCTATCTGATTATTCTCATCATTTCCTGGATTTTCAGGAATATCGCCCCAGGCAAGGTGAAAAAGATCTTTGGTCGTCTCCAGATTCTCTCCGCTGCCTTCATGGCGTTTGGACACGGCTCGAATGACGGGCAAAAGTTTATCGGGGCGTTTGCGTTGGCGCTTGTTCTGGGCGGGGTGATGCCGGAGTTTCATATTCCGATCTGGGTTATTATTCTTTGTGCGACGGTGATGGGGATCGGAACCTCTGTTGGAGGATGGCGGATCATCAGGACGATGGGGGTGAAGCTGGTCAAGCTCGAGACCTATCATGGGTTTGCGGCGGAGACCGGTGCGGCAACGGCGATTCAGATCGCGTCGGTTTTGGGGATCCCCTTAAGCACCACACACACGATCAACACCTCGATCATGGGTGTCGGGAGTGCGCGCCGTTTTTCGGCGGTCCGGTGGGGGGTGGCCGGGCAGATTATCGCCGCCTGGGTCTTGACCTTTCCGGTTTGTGGGGTTCTAAGCTGGGGAATCACAAAAGTTTTGATGTTATTTGCATGACGCTTTTTGAATCAGATCTTAAAGGATTGAAACTCCTCTTCCGCGGCAAGGTGCGCGATATCTACGAATTGCCTGGCGATACGCCCCTACTTCTCATCGTCGCGACCGATCGACTCTCTGCCTTTGACGTGATTTTGCCGACCCCGATTCCCGATAAAGGTAAAATTTTGACGGCCGTTTCCAATTTCTGGTTTGAGAAATTGAAAACAATCATTCCAAACCATTTGACGCACAAGCCGTTATCAACGGTGATCAATGATCCCGAAGGTTTGAAACAGGCAGAAGGGCGATCCGTCATTGTTAAAAAAACAGAACCGCTCAAGATCGAGGCGGTGGTTCGCGGGTATCTTGCCGGTTCCGGCTGGAAGGATTATCAGAAGACAGGCGCTGTCTGTGGAATTCCACTGCCATCCGGTCTTCAGGAAGCGGCCCGGCTTCCGGGCCCGATCTTCACGCCAGCGACGAAGGCGGCGAAGGGGGCGCATGATGAGAATATCTCTTTTGATCAGGCGGTGGAGATTGTCGGTGGTGACATTGCAGAACAGGTAAGAGAGGTGAGCCTTCACCTCTATAAAGAGGCCTCGAAATGGGCGGAGGCAAGAGGGATTATACTCGCCGATACGAAGTTTGAATTTGGGTTGTTGAGGGGCGTGGCAAGCAGCGCCCCCACATTAATTTGGA
It encodes:
- the phoU gene encoding phosphate signaling complex protein PhoU, whose amino-acid sequence is MTEHTDKHYEQELKNLKDAILKMGAIIEEMIARSMKSLIERDSRLAGEVTIQEGTVNQLEMEIDDRCLQLLALRQPTASDLRFITIGLKISKDLERIGDLAVNIAEQSMELNREPQLKPYIDLPLMGQKVQQMVRSVLESFVNRDAKRAERICELDDEVDDLNRKVFQELITMMQKDSAAVLRGMHLIWISKQLERIADHATNIAEEVIFMVQGRDIRHGRKP
- the pstB gene encoding phosphate ABC transporter ATP-binding protein, whose protein sequence is MVIKAAVKNLNFYYNTVLALKDLTLEFEEKKVTAVIGPSGCGKSTLLRCFNRMHDLYPGNRYEGEILLFPDRKNILDPEVEPIEIRMRIGMVFQKPNPFPKSIFENVVYGLKVRGVWKKQFLEEQAEKALRSSALWNEVKDRLHDLAFNLSGGQQQRLCIARALATDPEILLFDEPTSALDPIATTRIEELIGELKQQVTIIIVTHNMQQAARVSDKTAFLYLGELIEFDETRKIFTNPKEKRTEDYITGRFG
- the pstA gene encoding phosphate ABC transporter permease PstA → MAEIKKLIRRQKRWDLLFGLLGILATFSGLLTLLALLIDLASDGLPQLSWKFFISFPSRFSDQAGILSAWVGTTLVMLVTACSVVPLGVAAGIYLEEYAKKNWLSTLIEINIANLAGVPSIVYGLMALGLFVYRLRLGQSILTAGLTLALLILPIVIVATREAIRAIPCGIREAAQALGATKWQMIKDHLIPYGSGGILTGIIIALSRAIGETAPLLTIGALTFIAFLPEAPISGEFPFVSLTWLRSPFTVLPIQMFNWLSRPQADFHRNAAAAGLVLIFMTLAMNGLAIFLRYRFRRRIRW
- the pstC gene encoding phosphate ABC transporter permease subunit PstC, with product MVNRNFTFRLWREKAVRVSLFLAAFSSIAITAGIIGILLYESSIFFKAVPLVDFLTDTEWTPLFESAHFGIMPLVTGTLVTSIVALLLALPVGTVIAIYLSEYAPYRVREIVKPILELLGAIPTIIYGYFALLFVTPLLQRLMPELPGFNMLSAGLVIGVMVIPYVSSLSEDAMRAVPHAIREASYAMGATRLQTALGAVVPSAFSGMTSAYILAFSRAVGETMVVAVAAGMQPNLTLDPRQPAATLTAYIVQVSLGDLPHGSIGYQTIFAAGLVLFLMTLGFNIAGSILRKRFREVY
- a CDS encoding PstS family phosphate ABC transporter substrate-binding protein, which produces MKKSITLSLMLLVAITTLSLKEIRAAEIIKIDGSSTVYPVTEAVAEEFQKEKKGAMHVTVGISGTGGGFKKFCRGETDISNASRPILKKEMDDCFLQGIKYIELPVAYDALTVVVNPKNQWVSSLTVADLKKIWAPESQGKITKWNQVNPKWPDQPIKLYGPGADSGTFDYFTEAIVGKSKSSRGDYTASEDDNVLVQGVTNDINAIGYFGYAYYEENKTRLKVVPIDGGKGPVSPSRQTVENGSYQPLSRPIFIYVNQKSLRKHGVREFTEFYLKNGPMLIPQVKYIPLPPLAYTEGKKRIDQGVVGTAFAGTAEVGLKIEEIFKRAPKL
- a CDS encoding response regulator transcription factor, translated to MKILVIEDEKDIAELIEYNLRQEKFFVEFCLSGNQGLSKARHTLPDLIILDLMLPDVGGLEVCKTLKGDPKTAKIPVLILTAKAEEVDRIVGFEVGADDYLAKPFSPRELVLRVKAILRRIKEKEEISKTALLTFGLLRLDPSKFQTKVGEKEVRLTAIEFKLLQYLLSSKGRVATRDMLLDQVWGYEAALTTRTVDTHVKRLREKLGKAGDYIETIRGIGYRFKEKAE
- a CDS encoding DUF47 domain-containing protein, with translation MGLFPKNIQFFDLFERAANNMLHGAKLLEDFVQDFKDVERKLRAIEDAEHAGDQITHDTIEMLNKTFITPIDREDIHELASELDDILDLIFGAANRMVLYKIGQPTDGMKKVSALLARSVEEVSKGVLRLRNYSKNPQMILAQCIEVNRIENEADEATRVAIASLFEKERDPIRLIKEKEILETLELATDRCEDVANVLEGIILKNA
- a CDS encoding inorganic phosphate transporter, with protein sequence MPELSLSLIVVLLLVLGAEFVNGWTDAPNAIATVVSTKVLSPRQAVILAVLLNILGAMSGQAVAATIGKGFVEADIINLTTVAAAMIALIGWSSIAAYFGLPTSESHALVAGLTGAGFASGGLEALLSTGWKKVFMGLGFSTFLGFIFGYLIILIISWIFRNIAPGKVKKIFGRLQILSAAFMAFGHGSNDGQKFIGAFALALVLGGVMPEFHIPIWVIILCATVMGIGTSVGGWRIIRTMGVKLVKLETYHGFAAETGAATAIQIASVLGIPLSTTHTINTSIMGVGSARRFSAVRWGVAGQIIAAWVLTFPVCGVLSWGITKVLMLFA
- a CDS encoding phosphoribosylaminoimidazolesuccinocarboxamide synthase, translating into MTLFESDLKGLKLLFRGKVRDIYELPGDTPLLLIVATDRLSAFDVILPTPIPDKGKILTAVSNFWFEKLKTIIPNHLTHKPLSTVINDPEGLKQAEGRSVIVKKTEPLKIEAVVRGYLAGSGWKDYQKTGAVCGIPLPSGLQEAARLPGPIFTPATKAAKGAHDENISFDQAVEIVGGDIAEQVREVSLHLYKEASKWAEARGIILADTKFEFGLLRGVASSAPTLIWIDEALTPDSSRFWPKDQYKVGISPPSFDKQFVRDYLESIHWNKKPPAPELPKEIAEKTAEKYREALERLTKQGF